The genomic window GCCGAACTTGCCCTTCCACTCCTTGTAGAAGCCGGCCTTGCTCAGCGTCGCGCGGAACGGTTCGACGTCGGGCGTGTTGAAGGTCATGCCCTTGGCCTTCAGCGTGACCTCGACGTTGTTGTTGAGCCGGCGCAGATCGTCGCGCTGTGCCACCACCTTTTCAGTGATGTGCTTGGTGATGATGGCCTGGATGTCGGCTGGCAGCGCGGCCCACTTCTTGGTATTGGACAAAATCCACTGGCCGTCCCACATGTGGTTGGTCATCGAGCAATACTTCTGCACTTCGTACAGCTTGGCGATCTCGATGATGGCCAGCGGGTTCTCCTGTCCTTCGACCACCTTGGTCTGCAGGGCGGAATAAACCTCGGCGAAGTTGATGCTGGTCGGCGATGCACCGAAAGCCTTGAACAGCGAAGTCCACAGCGGGCTCACGGGCACGCGGATCTTGAAGCCTTTCAAGTCTTCAGGCACGACGATAGGGCGCGTCGAGCTGGTGATGTCGCGGTAGCCGTTGTCCAGCGGCTTGTCGAAGACATACAGGTTGGCCTTGGTGATGGCTGCACGCACATGCGCGCCCAGGTCGCCGTCCATCGCGGCCCACACGGTGGCGTAGTCCTTGAAGGCGAAGGCCACGCCGTTGATGCCGGCCACCGGCACCAGCGTCTGCAGGATCAGGCCCGACAGCGGAAAGAAGTCGATGGCACCCGAGCGCACCTGCGAAAGCATGTCGGTGTCGCCGCCCAGTTGGTTATTGGGGAACAGCTGGATGTCGACCTTGCCGTTGGTGTCCTTGCGGATGAGCTCGAGCGCTTCTTTCACGCGCACGTTGGTCGGGTGCGTGACGGGGATGTTGCTGGCCCACTTCATCTGGAACTCGGCGGTCTGCGCGCTCGCGATGTGATGGTTGGCGGTGAGCGCAATGCCGCTGGCAGCGGCGGCTCCTTGAACGAACTTGCGGCGGGAAATGGTCATGGCTGGTCTCCTGGTTTTTTTGAGAGGTCTACGGATAACGATGGCAGTTGAAGCGGATTCGACACTCAATACATCAACAAGCCTCCGTCGGCCACCAGCGTCGAGCCGGTGACGATCGACGCTTCGGGCGAGATCAGAAACGCGATGGCGTTGGCGATCTGCTCAGGGCTCGCGATGCGCTGCTGCACGCTCATCGATTCGAGGCGCTGGCGGTTGCCGGGGATGGCGAGCGGCGCTGCGATCATCGGTGTCTCTGTCGCCCCGGGAGCGACCGTGTTCACGCTGATGCCGCGTTCGCCCAGCGCGCGTGCTGCGTTCTTTGTCAGTGCCAGCACCGCTCCTTTGGAGGCTGCATACGCTGCCGTGCCCGACAGGCCGCCGCCGCGAATGCCCGCCACGCTGGCCACCGTGCAGATGCGGCCGCCCGGCTTCATGCGCAGCGCCGCTTCGCGCATGCACAGCCAGGTGCCGATGACGTTGACGTCGTGGGCACGGCGAAAGATGTCGACCGTCAGATCCATGAACGGCGTCGTGTCGGCCGTGCCCGCGCTGGTGACAAGGCCATGGATCGTGCCGAAAGCCGCTTCGATTTCCTTGAAGGCGGAGACGATGGCGGCCTCGTCTGCAACGTCGGCGACGAAGGCACTTGCAACAGGACCGGCGTCGGATTGCGTTTCCGCGTTAACCCGATCAACGGTCGACTTCAATGTCGCGCCGTCGATGTCGATGCCCGCGACGCGCCAGCCGCGGCTGACCAACAACGCCATCGTCGCGGCGCCGATGCCGCTGGCAGCCCCGGTGACAACCGCGACGGGGCGCGCTTCGACGGCGAATGCTGCGGCTTCAGTCATGCGATGTCTCTCGTTGTTTCGCGCGGTTGAAGTCCGGGTCCATCGTCTTGATGACGGCCGCGTCGTCTTCGTCTGACAAACCGGCCGCGATCGTCGCCTTGAAGATCTGCAGCGCAGCAGCGCCCAGCGGCGTCTCGATGCCTGCGCCTGCCGCCATGTCGACCGCGAGGCCGACGTCTTTGGTCAGGATGTGCGCCTGTGCGCGCGGCGCGTAGTCGTCGCGCAAGGCACGCGCCATGCGGTCTTCGAAAATCCACGAGGCCCCGCTCGATGCGCAGATGACGTCGAACAGTTGCTGGCGGTCGAGCCCCAGCCGATGACCCAGCGCCAGTGCCTCGGCACCCGCGGTAAGGTTGATGCCGGCGAGCATGTTGTTGACCAGCTTGGTCTTCGCGCCATCGCCGATCGTTTCGCTGATGAAAAACACCTTCGATGCGAGGTCGTTCAGTACGCGGTCGAGCCGCTTGACGATGCGCTGGTCGCCAGCCAGCATGAGGGTCATCGTGCCGTTGGCTGCCCGCACCGGGCCGCCGGAGATCGGTGCGTCGAGCGTCGCGATGCCAACCGCGGCCAGGCGGTGTCCGAACTGTGCGCTGTCGATTGGAGATATGGTGGAACAGAGCATCACGACCGGTGCGTTCCCGTTCCCGTTGCCGTTGTCGCGTTCGATGTGACTGCCGTCGCGGCTGCATTGCACGACACCGTCGACGCCGAAGAGCACCTCTTCGATCTGCTTCGCGTTGACGACGACCACGACCAGCAGGTCGGCCCACTCGGCAAGTTCGCGTGGCGATTTGCAGGTGGCGATGCCGGCAGCGGCAGCAGCATCTATCGCCGTGTCG from Variovorax sp. PAMC28562 includes these protein-coding regions:
- a CDS encoding TRAP transporter substrate-binding protein — its product is MTISRRKFVQGAAAASGIALTANHHIASAQTAEFQMKWASNIPVTHPTNVRVKEALELIRKDTNGKVDIQLFPNNQLGGDTDMLSQVRSGAIDFFPLSGLILQTLVPVAGINGVAFAFKDYATVWAAMDGDLGAHVRAAITKANLYVFDKPLDNGYRDITSSTRPIVVPEDLKGFKIRVPVSPLWTSLFKAFGASPTSINFAEVYSALQTKVVEGQENPLAIIEIAKLYEVQKYCSMTNHMWDGQWILSNTKKWAALPADIQAIITKHITEKVVAQRDDLRRLNNNVEVTLKAKGMTFNTPDVEPFRATLSKAGFYKEWKGKFGDEAWGKLEKYAGKLA
- a CDS encoding SDR family NAD(P)-dependent oxidoreductase; amino-acid sequence: MTEAAAFAVEARPVAVVTGAASGIGAATMALLVSRGWRVAGIDIDGATLKSTVDRVNAETQSDAGPVASAFVADVADEAAIVSAFKEIEAAFGTIHGLVTSAGTADTTPFMDLTVDIFRRAHDVNVIGTWLCMREAALRMKPGGRICTVASVAGIRGGGLSGTAAYAASKGAVLALTKNAARALGERGISVNTVAPGATETPMIAAPLAIPGNRQRLESMSVQQRIASPEQIANAIAFLISPEASIVTGSTLVADGGLLMY
- a CDS encoding NAD(P)-dependent oxidoreductase, whose amino-acid sequence is MQSPLKVGVIGVGAMGLAMATNLHGKGYAVQARDVADTAIDAAAAAGIATCKSPRELAEWADLLVVVVVNAKQIEEVLFGVDGVVQCSRDGSHIERDNGNGNGNAPVVMLCSTISPIDSAQFGHRLAAVGIATLDAPISGGPVRAANGTMTLMLAGDQRIVKRLDRVLNDLASKVFFISETIGDGAKTKLVNNMLAGINLTAGAEALALGHRLGLDRQQLFDVICASSGASWIFEDRMARALRDDYAPRAQAHILTKDVGLAVDMAAGAGIETPLGAAALQIFKATIAAGLSDEDDAAVIKTMDPDFNRAKQRETSHD